In Formosa haliotis, the sequence ACAAAACCTTATGTAATTTATGGCTATGCGGCTGTACCTAACTACGAAACCCTAACTATAGATGCCGGATCTCGATTACATTTCCATACTAATTCTGGTTTATTTGTAGGCGAAGGCGCTTCGCTTCAAGTTAATGGAAGCTATAGCCAAGATCGTAAAACCCTAGACAACGAAGTTATATTTGAAGGCGACCGCTTAGAACCTTCCTTTTCCGATATTCCTGGACAATGGGGAACCATCTGGTTATTTCAAAACAGCAGATCAAATCATTTTAATTATGCCACCATTAAAAATGCTACTGTAGGTATTTTAAGCGAAGGCAACCCAAACAGCACCAAACTTACGCTTAATAACACACAAATTTATAACAGTAGTAATTTTGGCGTTTTAGGAAGAAACACCTCTATAACAGCCGAAAATGTAGTCATAAACAACTCTGGACAATCATCGTTCGCAGGTACTTTAGGCGGAACCTATAATGTAACGCATGCCACTATAGCTAATTATTGGACAAATAGCTACAGACAGTATCCAGCATTATTACTTAACAATTATCAACTAGATGAAGATAACACAGCCTTTTTAGCCGATTTAACAGAAGCCAATTTTAACAACTGTATTATTTACGGAAACGATAATCCTGAATTTCTTTTAGATGAATTAGAAGATGAGCAAGTGGTTTTCAATTTTAAATTCACCAATTGTTTGGCGCGGTTTCAGAAAACCTCAAATACAAACTACGAGGGAAAAAACTACGATTTTGAAGATGATACACATTACGAAAACATGATTTTCAATACCGATCCAGAATTTAAAGACACTTCTAGCAATCAATTAATTATTGGAGAAGATTCTCCTGCCAACAATCAAGGAAACATCGAATTTGCAAACCAAGTTCCATTCGATCTGTTAAATAAAAACAGAACGTCGTCTCCAGATTTAGGAGCTTATCAACATACCATTTTCGAAGAAAATTAAGGGCAATTGATTCGTTAAATTATACTTGATATTAGTGTGATTGGGTTATGTTACTAGTTTTGTTTTTCTAATTCTTTAATAATCCCTTTCAACATTATTGGAATAATTAGTTTATGAAACGGATTTACAATTAAAAAGTACAACTTCCCTAGCCTATTATTAAACGCAACTAGAGTTGAAATAATGAATGCTTTAGTTGTAGTGTCTTCGACTTGTAGGTGTAAAAACAACGACACTCTAAAATTTAAATGTTTATCGTCTTCTCCTAAAATAATTTCGTTCTCTGTTTTAGCCAATACTTTAAAAAGACCTAGTTGTGCTCCAACATCACAATTGAAATTTTCTAGTTGTTCTGTTCTATTTTTAATAGGATCAGAAGTTTTTAATCCGAAAATAGAAACTATTTTATTTCGAAGGGCAAATAAATATTCTACCCATTTTGGTCCACTTGAAAAAAAAGCCATCCCCATATCTGTGGCAGTAAACTTGTTTTCTTTATCATGAATAACACCCTGAAAACTGTCTATATGTTTATATTCTTTGTTATAAACATTCAATAAAGACGAACTTGGAAGGTTAGTTCTACTAGTTTTCATACCTTAACTTATGCCACATTTAAATTTATAGACAAACCCATTTTAGTTTTTTAATTTTTAAAAAAACGCCCATTTTTGTCTATAACCTTTACAGCAAAGACCATGTGATTTATACGTTTTTTATTTAATTCCGATGGGTTTTGATTTCAATGCTTTCTGCCATTCGGTTCCATATTTACTATTTAAATACTCAAAAATTAATTGATTATTTTTAGTGGCTTTTTTGAAAGCCAAAGGGTCTATAACACAATTTTCTATTATTAGGCCTATTCCATATTTATTTTTAAAACAGACATATTCTTCCGGTATTGAAGCATTAATTCCGTTCATTATAAAGTTTAAATTTTCAGCTACTATTCGTTTTTCAAATTGTTCATCGGTTAAATTAGTTTCCAAGTATATCGGGAAAGCATAAGTTTCACGATTTTTAAAATTAGGTTTTTCTGTTAATCGTATTGTAATTATGTTATTGCTTTTATTTATTCGTACTGGATAAAAAGTATATGCAATAAAGTCGACACTTGCGAAACTAAAATGGTATTTCCCCTTTTCTGGCAAAGTAATTTTGAAACTTTCATCCGATTTAATTTCAGTCTTTACATTTAAGTCGATGATTGTAAATTCACCTGAAATCATTTCCTTTTTTGTTAAGTTTTCAAAGACAACAGTCACTTCAATTTCAGTCGCAAAAGCTATAGCTGTATATAGTGCTAACGTCAATGTTAAAATTAATTTTATCATAAGTTGTATTTTTCAAAAGACGATATCCAATCTCTTATGTTGCAAAATTAGGTTCACATAATTCCATTCACAATAACATACTCTGTATTGAATACACTACTATTTCATTTTGTTTTTATAAATGACACCATCTTTCATAATGACCAAAAATTTATTATCTGTCTGTGCGAGTAAGTCAATATTAGTAAGCGGATTTCCATCTATTAATATCAAATCTGCTAAAGCACCTGCTTCTATCACCCCAAGTT encodes:
- a CDS encoding DUF2867 domain-containing protein: MKTSRTNLPSSSLLNVYNKEYKHIDSFQGVIHDKENKFTATDMGMAFFSSGPKWVEYLFALRNKIVSIFGLKTSDPIKNRTEQLENFNCDVGAQLGLFKVLAKTENEIILGEDDKHLNFRVSLFLHLQVEDTTTKAFIISTLVAFNNRLGKLYFLIVNPFHKLIIPIMLKGIIKELEKQN